The sequence GACTGAGGACCTCTGTGCATCTGGGGTACAGACTTGCTGGACATGTCACCACTCCGAGACACTTGCACTTCATAGTTACTTAGCTGATGCCCACTAACCAGAGTCTTGAAAGGTCCACACTCTGGtattctctgtgtgtctgtggtATTAGCATGGTCTGGGGGGAGTCTACTCTGAGAATTATGAGCAATATTTCCTTTACCACATGACGAGTCTACATAGCCTCGTAATTCTGACTGGTCCTGTGCACTGTTTCGAGGTGCTTGCAGATGCACTCCCATACGTTGTTCACCAGATGCAGTAGCGGGAGTCTTCCCTATAAGAGCCTCTGCTGAATAACTAGAGAGACGTTGGCGCTCCTGACGTGATGGAGTGCAAGCAAGATCTGAGGAACGAGAAACAGAATTGCTAGCCTGGGATGTCAACTGCTGTTCCAATGACCGAGACCCCATTAGTCTTTGCATAGCTCCATGATCCTGACCAGGTGGACGCTCTGGCTGACCCAAGTGGTTGTTTTGATGTGCCCTCTGACCTGCCTGTTGGGCCTCACAATTTTTGTCCTGTCTAGCCCCAAAGTGCTGTTGTTGCTGAATCTGCTGTTGAAGATGCTGATGACGCGAGTGTGAATTCTGTGGTgccatttgctgctgctgttggtgTGATTGCTGCTGCTGTTGAATCTGTTGTGCTTTTTGTTGCTGTTGCTGTGATTGCTGCTGCTGTTGAtggtgctgctgttgttgctgctgaTGCTGCTGGGATTGTTGCTGATGCTGATGCTGTTGTTGGTGTTGCGGAGGaggctgctgttgttgttgatgttgctGCTGCACGCCACTCTTTTCCAAATGGTGTTGCTTCTGCAGACCAACAGTTGGTCCTGTCTGCCCACCACGTACAACTCTCTTTTTGTGCACATGCTGGTCTTGCAGCAGGTTCCTCTGATGAATATTATGGATCTGAGATTCTGGCTGTGTGAGGTGATGCTGAAGCTGGTAAAGGTGCCTTTGTTCTTGCTGTTGCTGATGTTTGTGGTAGAGGTTTCCACCTAAGTTCTGCCCAGACTGTGGAGTGCTATGTTGTGCATGCCCTTGCTGGAGGTGCACCACACTTGGCTgagtttgttcatgtgttggcaCCTGGGTAGAGCAGTGTCCTTCAGTAGGGCGGAGAACAGTGCTCATGAAATTATTACCAGAAAACAGAGCTCCAACTCCAACAGAGTGATTCCTTGTCATAACTGTAGAAGTACTTGAGGACATCTGAGCAACCATCATCTGGACATGATCTGTAGCCTTCATATCTACTCTTGCAACATTCCCTGCTGGGCATGGCTTTGAACGCTTATTTGGAAGAATAAGGTCATCTTGGGCAGACCTTTTTGGCATATCCTTCTGATGACGTTCAACCATTCCAACACTGACATGAGTTCGCATCAGTGCATTCTTCAAAGGGGCATATTCATTGGGTTGAACAGGGCCAGAACAGGTTGGGGGAAGTTGAGAGGAAGACTGAGACACCATAATGGAAGCTTCCCTGGATGACGGAGCAGAGACCTGTTGTGCAAGATTAGGTGATCCTGTATAAGGTTGGCTGGAGCTTGGTCTGATGAGGTTATTAACATTAAGGCTAGTGACAGTAGTAGGCTGTGACTGCGAGTAAGCTGTTGTCTGTGGAAGTCTGGTGCCAACAGTGTCACTGGCCAAATGCTCAACTGGAGGACCTCGACCAGAGACCTGAGGTGAAGTTTTTGACATGGCTAAATCAGCCTGCTTTGTCAGTTTAACCTGTTGGTCGGTCATGCTCTCCTTGTTAGAAGGGGTTGGCTGCATTTTTGGAAGGTcccaccctgtagcagcagtacttGGGTTGTCAACACTGCAACCAGCAGCAGCCCTCTTGCCTGGGCTGTCCTGTTCAAATATGGCTCTGGCAGCCATAGCTAATATTTCCGCCTGTtcagaagtgaaagtgaatgcGCCAAATGTACTTGCAGAGGCACTGATGTTGTGGCCTGCAGGGAGCAATGATGCAACAGAAAAGCCTCTGCCACCTGAACCTCCTGCCAGAGGTGAATCAGTCTGCCTACTATTTCCCAATGGAGGCTCAAAGGAATCATTGTCCATTGTACATTCCTGCTGTGGAGGAACTATGTCTTTTTGAGCAAAGGCACCTACTTCTGTCACATGTTTCTCTGTGGCACTTACACACTGTCCAtccttgccaggttgtgtatttAAACCTGACTCAGTCAGCTTGAAGTCTGAACAAGTTCCATGGTTAGTGGCTGCCACAGATATATTCATTGCAGGTGTTCGTTTTAGGGATTTGAAATGGTCTGAAGCCTCTGGAAGCTGAACAGGTGCAGTTGACATAGTGGTGTCTGAGCAAGGAGTTGAAGTTGAGGATAcactaaatgatgactgaatttgagAAGAGGTAGTCAACTCATCTCTTCTAGCAAACTTGCCTTGAATTTGTGAAATACTCTGACCTGGCATGATGGACACTGTTGGTTCACTCTCTATAGGTCCAAACTGTCTACTCGGTGTGGATACATCACTTGATACAGGGGGCTGGCAACGTACAGAATTAACAGATTTAACTATTGAGTTGTTTTGAGAAGAGCTTACCGTGGTCAGTGGAATGGAACTAGGTTTTGAGTCCGTTGACCTGCCATCATTACTGGAGCACACCTTACTGGCAGTCACCTCATTTTGACTGGCAGTTTCACTAAAAAATGACACGCTGCATATGTCGTTAACATTACCTTCTGATGAGGTAACTGACAAAGTTGCAACAGTGTCCACAGTGCTACATTGTGAAGAGAGAGCAACACTATCAGCTAAACAATTAAGCTGGGGCCCAGTATCTGGAGTATATATGCCTTTATTTAAGCGGTCACAACTTGAAGAAATAACTACACTACCTTGAGTAGAATTTACTGTTGAACTAACACTGCTAAATGTTGTATTGTTATGCAAGGGGACAACACTGATGGATTTTGCTTTGGTCTTTGAAATTTCTCCACCAGCCAAAGAGGGCTTGACAATAGATTCACTGCCATTTACTGAAGATGAGGCAGAATTGTCTGCTGATTTTTCACTGGAGGAACTGACACTAATGACCACAGAACTACTGGATGTAGAACTGACACTAATTGGGGTAGGTACACTCTGAGTTTTACTATCATGCCTAACCATATATTTACCTACAGAATTCAATGAATCAACATCTGTCGCTACAGTGGATGACTCAGAACATGCATCATTTGAAACAAACGCTTTACTTTTTGCAGCAATTCTCTGCAAACTTCGCCCAAGTTTTGGTTCTTTTCGTTTAACCAATCTGGTTCTTCTGACTGAGGTTTGTCTGGATTGGTTTCCAGAGGTCACACTACCTTTCTTTGGCAGGATTTTAACTGCACTGCCAGTAGGTGTTGATGGTATAGGAACAGAGGTGGAAAAAATAGTTTCAGCACAAGTGCTGACATCTGAACCACACACTGGAGGAGGTGGTTGCACAGTAGAGTACGAAGGTGGAGTAATCGTGTATATTTGCACATTGCTTTTACTTGAGATCTTCGAAATATTCTGACTAAGACTTGTTAGAGCACCTAAACAATTCATGGCAACACTGGAGGTGGGTTCCTCACAGCTTGGCTGAAGGATTTGAGTCACACTTTGACTACATTGCTGAGATTTCCCCTTATCTGGTGACTTTGCCGACTGCAAAACATAAACTTGTCCATTCACAGTGATAGTCTGAGGAGCTTGTGCTTGCAATTGCGTTAAGGGGCGTGGAAGAATGTGTACCAGCTGCTTTGTCCCAGATGCCTGCATGTTAGTTGCACTGGTAGGGTGTGAAGTGTTCATCTGACTTGAAAAAGTCTGGGTTGGAGTTGAAACAATGGCAGTGTGATGGCTCTGTGATGCAGGTGTCAAAGCAGGTGCCTGAATTATGACAATGTGCTGGCAGGGTGTCTGACTGGTCATATCTTCTCTGAGAGCCTGTGGTGCTGTACATGAACTTCCCTGTTGTAGAATAACAACATGTGCATTATTTTGAGGAGAGGATGTCACAGCAACTGGCATTTCGTCTGAATTCACCTGCAATACCTGCATTGTCTGTAACAATGGCAGTGGGGTAGCTTGAGGCTGAGGCACAAGAGCAGGTTGAGTTGGTGGATTTATGACTGGCTGATCTTGAGGCACCACACTGAGATGCAGTTGAGGCACAATGGCAGACTGGGCTTGGGGCACTACTGTAGGTTGCAAATGAGGCTGAGATGGCATAGCAGCCTGAATCTGAAGTTTAGGTTCTATAGTGGGTATAGAGTTGGCCATCGGAGCAGAGTTAAGTTGAGGTTTTGGTAATAGTGCTGGTTGTGCCTGAACAGCTGATTGTGGATGGGTTAAATGGACTGGCTGTTGTTCAACAGATGGCTGTTGGACAACTACAGCTTGGGACACAATAGCTGGCACTGATAAAAGTGAAGACTGTTCAGCTACTGCTGTCTGAGGGCGTGGAACAACTGCTGAATATAGCTGAGGAGGTCTAGGCCTAGATGGCTGAATAGGAATATATGTTTGTGTTGGTGCTTGCAGTTGCATCGGAACCTGTGGTTGTAACTGGAGAGAAACGGGCTCCTCCAGTTGTTTTGTCCCCACTGAACATACAGAGAGGTGCTGAGGATTCGGTTTAATGCTGGCACCATCTGTGACCAATGCCTGGGAGACAGGTTGAACTGTATTTCCAGCCAGTTGTAGTGTTGTCCATGTAGTCTGAGTGCTGCTAGTTGCACTGGTTCTAAGAAGGTTAGAGTTTGCTGGTAATATGGGGCATACAGATGGGATTTCAGAATTTTGCGGGAGTACAGTGGAGGCAGCAGCAGGAACTACTGAGTTACTGATCACAACTTGAGGCAGTGAGGATAGGCTTAGCATAGGCTTAAGTCTGAGAGGCATAGCTGGACTGGTTGCAGAAGTGAGACTGGGGGTTGGGTTATCTGGTTGACATTGTGGTGGGAGCGGTGTGTTGACCGCAGGTTGGGGACATAAACCTTGAAGTGTAAGATAATTCATAGGAGGGTTCAATCTTGGCGTAATCGGTGCCAAAGGAGAATATTGTTCCACCACTGTGAGACATGGCTTGGACACAGCAGGAATAAGAGTTGCTACAGGTATGTTGGCAGATGCAGAGGAGACTATAACTTTGCTTAATGGTGCTGCATTTGTAATACTAAGAGTCTGGCCTGTGCCCAATGAAATATCACATGATGGTTGGACCATTACAGCATTTGCTGGTTGTTTATCAAGGTGAGAAACTGGACTTGGTGGAATGGAAACTTTGCTTGTGGGACAGGAAGTGTTCCTACTGGAGTACACAATTATTCCCTTTGACATCAAATGAGTCGGAGTTACTTTGGCTACTTTTGCACAGCGCTGCTTCCCTTTCCAGTGTATAGTGGGGTCATCCAGGAAATTGATGCTGTTAGCTTTGAGGAGCTCAATGTAATGAGCACTTTCCTTGCGTAGGTCCTCCAGCTGGCGCCGTAATCGCTCTATCTCCTCTGCTGCAATGACACAGTTAACATAGACTTACTTCAAAATGGATGACTGCACGTAAGCTTACATAAATGCATGTCAGGGTTTTTATACAATACCTATACTAATAAGACAATATGCCCAACAGGAATTAGGGCtatactgaatattcacaatataattgcgataattttgctgacgatataaactgtcaaatacatttAGTGAAAACTaaacttatttttaaatagatttttattcaatGCCTTTAAACTGTTGAATATTCTTGGCTACAACGCCTTTTTGGATAAAAAGTCACTTttgccattttagagcaaatgcaTAATtagagatatatattgaatatcgtcaacagactgaaaaatatcaagatataatatCTGTAGTCATATTACCCAGCCCAAATaggaataaataaatttaaaagaaTACTTTACCAAAaaactctgtcataatttacttcccagcatgtcatttcaaacctgtatgactttcttatgcaatACATGAAAGGAGCTCTTTTAATAAATATCCCAGTccctcttttcaatacaatggcagttgatagtgccgTAATTCCCTAAAGTATTATATAAGTAGTCCATGAACTTATGAAGGTAAaggataggttttggtgagaaacaacccaaaatgtaacactgtgtcctaaccaggagGAACGCCACGACAcctgataaaaggtatcttttccatgttaatcagagttttttccTTTCCAGTGACACACGACAGGGCATTCTATCTTTGAATTGGTTTCTATTTCTatattctgcataagaaagttAAGTTATTCCGGTTTGAAAAGACAATTTacatgagtaaattatggcaaTTTTCCTTGATGGTCGAACCATTCCTTCAATGCACCCAGAAAAGATATTCAGTTACCCACTGTAATGAGGTCATGACTCACCTTGGCCTTTTTCTCCCCCATTAAGCAGCATTTCATCATTTTGTCGTTTTAACTCAGTGATGTAACGAAAAGCCTCTTCCAGAATCATATTTTTACTCTATAAGCAGAAGCAAGACATCACCCATTAAGAACTTTGTAGGAACATTAAtaaaacagcacctttaaaagcatgcttaattttttattttattatgtgtgtaTTACCTGTTTCAAGGCCTGAGAGCAAGGCAAAAGGTCTCCAATCCGATTGATACCAGCATTGATTTTCTCTTTACGGTGCCTTTCCACTGATGGATTAGGGAAATGAGGAATAAGATATAACAGTAATTAAAATAGGACTGTACaattatgggaaaaaaaaaaacataattgtggattatttcccttgataatgtcattgcatttgaatTTACTTTAATCAGCTTCTTTTGTGCTTCATGTATACCATATATGTATGCCAATGCAGCCTACACATCTAACACAAGCTGATAACGGTGTCCCTGAGTTAATTTGTTGTTTTAAACCTCAGTAAATCAGTACTTCAAATCAAGTGAATTTTAGACTGGCCCTTTTAGCAATATTGGCCCTTTTAACATACAGTTCTAATTTTGAATCATTTATGCACTATAAACAAGCAACAGACGTGTCTGTGATTGGTTGCAATGCTTAAAAATGCTGTAACTGTCACTTTTTACTCAAGTTGTAAAAGcaatcttgattatttatttgattactgTGCAGCCCTAATTGAAAATACAATCAGATTAAGAACAGTTAGTTACATTACTCTGTACCATAATACTTTCTCACCTGCATTATGAATCTCCTTGTTTTTCTTCCGCCTAACATTTCACAGAAAAAATAATCAGTAAATAACTTGAGCTCACAAGTAAATGaaccatagacacacaaataAACATCTGCACACTTCTTAACTAGCCATTTAAAACCACACTGCATTATTGTACAAATTTACTGAATTGACAAACACATATAATTAAATATTCCCAAAAAGcagcaaatatttataaacataaaacatgtaCAGTCCtagaaatgtaatttaataaaaggAAAACAAACCATTTGGgtttaataaattacaaataacagTTGGGACATTAAATAAATTCCAAGCAGGGATTGATCAGTACCGTGGCAGTTTAGGGTTATTTGTCTGACTCTGTACTATCTCCGGCATCCTGGCACACTCTTACAGCCTGTTAAaacatcaaaaacaacaaaaaataaaccttATAGTATACATGTAAGGGTATATGTTGAGGCTTGGGGACAAACAAAGCATTACCTTCAGCATTAAGTATGCAGTTATCATATGTGTGAGCTCAGTAATGTTGGAGACCACAGATCCAGGCACCTCTACGCTTCATAAAAAACTGCAGGAATGAGAGGAGacacaaaacacattaaaatatgCTAGCTAACAGAAATGCCCAATAGTATCCGGTTTCATTAACCCTGTTGTCCTGGGCTAAACAATAAGGATTGGATGAGAGAGTTTTAGGCCAACTGGTGGAACTATCACTTGCCCAATTAGGCCAGTGCTGCATTGACACTGCAACCTACATTCGTTGAAGACGTACAATCTTGTACATGTGAGTTTATATCTTGAAAACTTTTATGTACTGAATATTATTGCTAATTCTGCAGATTTAAACTTGTCACAAAGGTAAATATATCCATCTTGCTAACAGAGGGTTTGTTGAAATTGTGAGAGTGACTTGTGTGTTTATAAATATAACATGGACTTATATTAtagctgtatttttttttgttcaacccttgaacctgtttttcttatgaaaaaattaGCACTATGTATAAACATCATCATCTAGattcaaaaatgacaacaaaaaaaaacaaaaaaacatttgcacttacacACTGAAACGAACATTTCAAGACTTttgaagtgatacaatcactttaaataatgacatttttgggtgaactataagttTAACAATGTCATGTATGGACAGTGCCAACCAATACATTGAGTAatggcaagatttaggtgagagaagccATTTCATTGCTGCCCACAgaaggcacaaaggaaaatcaaattacaatattcgaaaggctttgtaatggcaaaataggggcaagaagttcttgttcaatgcagaaccagggaggggctctgtcaggtggaagcgaccgatgagccaaatgtctgagaccgaatgcataataataaaaaaaatcttgggtaggcctagaccacctttgtcaatcggcctatgtaacttattgaaatgtagtctggggagcttaccactccaaatgaaagactttgctttgctctcaaattgcttgaaataagagagggggacatctactgggagagactgtagcaagtagaaAAATTTTGGAACatagttcattttaataatattaaccttcccaatcgtcgataaatgtaatgaagcccacttgtctacatcgctcgaaatctgttttattaaagggtaaaaattaactgactaaaacagacaaatttgttgggaataaaatgcccaaatacttaatgccctgtttgggccacttgtaggcgcctggctggaaggccgttactggacagtacgctgtcaaagccaaagcttcggatttagaccagttgactttgtatcctgagaatttggaaaaggaatgaataattctgtggaggcaaggcacagatttagtagggtcagagatgaataataaaatataatctgcataaagcagaagcttatgcgccacgcctcccgccgtcacccctggaaaatcatcctcctttcttatcgcggctgctaatggatccagggcaagacagaacaataaatggggaaagagggcaaccctgacgggtgcccctatccagagtaaaataatctgaaattaatcaatttgtgtgtaccgctgctacagggtgtatataaagtaacttgatccaaccaataaacgtactcccgaacccatacatttccaaaatcttaaaaagataatcccattctaccatatcaaacgccttttcggcgtcaagtgagatggcagcgaccggagactgatcattcgccactgatcacatgatattgttgaaacgcctgatgttatcagaagagctgcggccccgaataaaccccacctgatctatatgtatatggaatgtcataacttaatcggttagccaaaattttagccaaaatgtttacatctcgatggatcagggaaattggatgttaacttttacactcgtttggatgtttgtcttttttaagaatcagactgatccgggcttgtatcattgttggtggaagctttccattctttaatgattcagtataaacttctaacaaaagtggagccagttctgtagcataggatctaaaaaattcagtggcaaaaccatctggccccagagccttgcctgtagctaaggacttaattacctcatcaagttcctccagggttatctcagaatcaagagcgtttttttgcttattcgtcagtttagggagttctaatggttccacaaagtttctaatatctgcatcagtagacgaagatgtggaactatagagatcaagatagaattctttaaaggcattattaatatcaatggctgaggaaaaaatttcaccaccagcagatttcactgagggaatgctagaaaaagactctctctgctttatatatctagccaaaagcttccctgctttgtcccctgactcaaagtatgactgtcttgccctgaacaaccaaaactccactttccacgacaaaatagtattatatctgtatttcaatcgggttaattctctgagaccatcagacgacattcggcgcttcagctctgcctcggcacttttaatatttccttccaactccacgagttcttgtgctttggagtttttggtgaatgaggcataccgtatgatccgacccctaagaaccgccttaagtgcctcccaagccacgcccacagaggataccgaggaccagatggtctccataaaaacattgatttcagtctttaacatttgttgaaaatcaggattatgcgaaagggatacattaaagcggcaactatatgacttctttttctctgtatgtggcaagaTCTCCaagttcaccagggcgtgatcggagactaaaatgtttccaattgagcaatccacaacagatgaaatgagggacttagataaaaaaataaataaaaaatctagagtaaatcttatgaactgatgaaaaaaaaaattataatccctaccagatgggttcaaaagtcaccagatatctgcaagaccaagatttttacagatcctgtgaagcgtcagtgttgctctagggggcttacacacttttgcttcactatgatcaaggagtgagtccatcaaaagattagtctcctcccaatattatgtcatgagagatgccagcagcttgcaacatcccatcaagatctataaaaaaagccccgatcatcaacgttaggtgcgtaaatattagccaaaatcaacctttacccctgaatttctcctaaaacaacaatgacgcttcctaatttatctttaatctgttagaCGAACAGAATAGATAGACGAAATCTAGGGACAGACAACATCTGGAATCAGAAGAACGAAGAGTGCATGCTGGTGTATATGGATGCAGCAGATACATATATAACGAGGTGCCAGATCATTGAGAGCTTTGTATGTCaggagaagaattttaaacttaataCAGCATGAGACAGACAGCCAGTGAAGACTACACaagatgggagtaatgtgtgcagaACGCTTGGTGTTAGTAAGAACTCTAGCTGCAGAGTTTTGGATGTATTGTAATCGGGCAAAAGTTTTAGCTGGTAGGCCAGTAAAGAGGCAGTTACAGTAGTCGAGACGTGATGATATGAAAGCATGAACTAGTGATACTGCATCCTTCAAACTGAGAATGGGGCAAAGTCGTGCAATGTGACGTAGATGGAAGAAAGCAGTTTTAGTGATGGTTCTAATGTGGGCTTCAAAAGTAAGAGATGGATCAAAAGTGATTCCCAGATTcttaatggttttagagggtttggtcagatttccatcaatattgacacaaatgtcaatatttcttataagtgtttgtggccagaaatcatgatctcagttttgtcagcattgaatttgaggaaattactgtttaACCAAATTGTTACATCATTGATACAGGCAGTTAATGAGCTGATgacatgtgtttcatcaaaacatgCGGATGTATAAATCTGGGTGTCTTCAGCATAGCAGCAATAACTGAGACCATGACGACGGATGATCTGACCTAGTGGAAGAATGTAAATTATGAACAGCAGTGGACCTAGTACAGAACCCTGGGGGATACCCTGAGTGAGGAACAGTAGgggatttgtttttcttaatagaGATGAAATATGGTCTGTTAGTGAAGTAGGAAGAAAACCAGGATAGAGCAGTGCCAGTAATACCAATATCTGAAAGTCGGGAAAGGAGTGTTCACACTGTATGCCACAAAAAAGCAGAGCTCAGGTCAAGCAAGATCAGAATACTGAGAAATCCAGAATCAG comes from Myxocyprinus asiaticus isolate MX2 ecotype Aquarium Trade chromosome 41, UBuf_Myxa_2, whole genome shotgun sequence and encodes:
- the LOC127431751 gene encoding basic helix-loop-helix domain-containing protein USF3-like isoform X2, whose protein sequence is MPEIVQSQTNNPKLPRRKKNKEIHNAVERHRKEKINAGINRIGDLLPCSQALKQSKNMILEEAFRYITELKRQNDEMLLNGGEKGQEEIERLRRQLEDLRKESAHYIELLKANSINFLDDPTIHWKGKQRCAKVAKVTPTHLMSKGIIVYSSRNTSCPTSKVSIPPSPVSHLDKQPANAVMVQPSCDISLGTGQTLSITNAAPLSKVIVSSASANIPVATLIPAVSKPCLTVVEQYSPLAPITPRLNPPMNYLTLQGLCPQPAVNTPLPPQCQPDNPTPSLTSATSPAMPLRLKPMLSLSSLPQVVISNSVVPAAASTVLPQNSEIPSVCPILPANSNLLRTSATSSTQTTWTTLQLAGNTVQPVSQALVTDGASIKPNPQHLSVCSVGTKQLEEPVSLQLQPQVPMQLQAPTQTYIPIQPSRPRPPQLYSAVVPRPQTAVAEQSSLLSVPAIVSQAVVVQQPSVEQQPVHLTHPQSAVQAQPALLPKPQLNSAPMANSIPTIEPKLQIQAAMPSQPHLQPTVVPQAQSAIVPQLHLSVVPQDQPVINPPTQPALVPQPQATPLPLLQTMQVLQVNSDEMPVAVTSSPQNNAHVVILQQGSSCTAPQALREDMTSQTPCQHIVIIQAPALTPASQSHHTAIVSTPTQTFSSQMNTSHPTSATNMQASGTKQLVHILPRPLTQLQAQAPQTITVNGQVYVLQSAKSPDKGKSQQCSQSVTQILQPSCEEPTSSVAMNCLGALTSLSQNISKISSKSNVQIYTITPPSYSTVQPPPPVCGSDVSTCAETIFSTSVPIPSTPTGSAVKILPKKGSVTSGNQSRQTSVRRTRLVKRKEPKLGRSLQRIAAKSKAFVSNDACSESSTVATDVDSLNSVGKYMVRHDSKTQSVPTPISVSSTSSSSVVISVSSSSEKSADNSASSSVNGSESIVKPSLAGGEISKTKAKSISVVPLHNNTTFSSVSSTVNSTQGSVVISSSCDRLNKGIYTPDTGPQLNCLADSVALSSQCSTVDTVATLSVTSSEGNVNDICSVSFFSETASQNEVTASKVCSSNDGRSTDSKPSSIPLTTVSSSQNNSIVKSVNSVRCQPPVSSDVSTPSRQFGPIESEPTVSIMPGQSISQIQGKFARRDELTTSSQIQSSFSVSSTSTPCSDTTMSTAPVQLPEASDHFKSLKRTPAMNISVAATNHGTCSDFKLTESGLNTQPGKDGQCVSATEKHVTEVGAFAQKDIVPPQQECTMDNDSFEPPLGNSRQTDSPLAGGSGGRGFSVASLLPAGHNISASASTFGAFTFTSEQAEILAMAARAIFEQDSPGKRAAAGCSVDNPSTAATGWDLPKMQPTPSNKESMTDQQVKLTKQADLAMSKTSPQVSGRGPPVEHLASDTVGTRLPQTTAYSQSQPTTVTSLNVNNLIRPSSSQPYTGSPNLAQQVSAPSSREASIMVSQSSSQLPPTCSGPVQPNEYAPLKNALMRTHVSVGMVERHQKDMPKRSAQDDLILPNKRSKPCPAGNVARVDMKATDHVQMMVAQMSSSTSTVMTRNHSVGVGALFSGNNFMSTVLRPTEGHCSTQVPTHEQTQPSVVHLQQGHAQHSTPQSGQNLGGNLYHKHQQQQEQRHLYQLQHHLTQPESQIHNIHQRNLLQDQHVHKKRVVRGGQTGPTVGLQKQHHLEKSGVQQQHQQQQQPPPQHQQQHQHQQQSQQHQQQQQQHHQQQQQSQQQQQKAQQIQQQQQSHQQQQQMAPQNSHSRHQHLQQQIQQQQHFGARQDKNCEAQQAGQRAHQNNHLGQPERPPGQDHGAMQRLMGSRSLEQQLTSQASNSVSRSSDLACTPSRQERQRLSSYSAEALIGKTPATASGEQRMGVHLQAPRNSAQDQSELRGYVDSSCGKGNIAHNSQSRLPPDHANTTDTQRIPECGPFKTLVSGHQLSNYEVQVSRSGDMSSKSVPQMHRGPQSQAGFRMGTGPIGDGRARGTYSGPHPAAQGVHIGAGLTREQEGCHQSFMQSLLAPHIPEQNGHQRAAQGCNPGSIEYNCVPGTSAGELQAKSSSPNLHPAQKAANIRLGDNNKGHISQVSGNLHGLPVRAGPPHPPTPHSSSDTGRTQGSTRSLSAVSQRPHHIGPDPQSTKIRPADRPRSGNLRPGNPFEPESSLPLPSSGGVLLGRTQTGSEARRSSIVRFMSEGAQVSIDNNLVSDPHLTQNFGFPLIGEGGMNPPPPINANASFIPQVTQPSASRTPSLLPVEPQNTLPSFYPSYSPAAHPSLPSEIPLQYFSNQMFTSPSTDKSGSAPLNNRFGSILSPPRPVGFAQASFPLLTDITPMPIANSSGIPPHLPNFNLTSLFPEIATAMPPDGTSMPMSPLLSLANTTSSDSNKQSNRPAHNISHILGHDGTSAV